DNA sequence from the bacterium genome:
GGCGGCCGGACCGGAGCGTCCCGAAGGGCGAAACGCATTGTTTGAGCCCGAAGGGCGAGTTATGCGTTTCGAGTGGAGGGCCGGACAAGCCCAGGTCGAGCGCGTAACGAAGCGGCCGCACGGCGCCGCCCCGCCCCCGCGACACGTGCACGTGTGGCGCGACGGAAGGGAACAGGCGCCCCCGGGCCGTGGCCCGGCACGGGGACGTGTGCTGCCCGGCGCGCGGAACGGAGCCTAGACCGGCTCCAGGTTGCGCACGAGCAGCTCGTCGAGGTTCTTCGAGGACTTGTTCAGGTACTTCTTCGCCTTGAGCTGCCCGAGCTTGCGCAGCAGCTCCGGCGTCGGCGGGCTCGCCGTCAGGATGATCACGGGCAGCTCCTCGTCCATCGCCTTGAGCACGCCCAGTGTCTGGAAGCCGTCGAGCAGCCCGGGCATGTTCAGGTCGAGGATGACGAGGCTGATCGGCTGGCCGCAGCGGATCGCCTGCGCGAGCGCGCGCACCGCCTCCAGCCCCTCCCCCGCCTCGAGGACCTCGTGGTGCTTCTGGGCGAGGATGTCCCCGATGCGCAGCCGGAAGAAGGGCTGGTCGTCGACGACCAGGACGCGCTTGGCCGGCGGCTCGGCCGCCGGCGGCTGGTCAAAGACCGCCCCGATGCGACCGGTCACCGTCCCGCCGCAGACCGTGCAGACGCTCGCGTCGCCCTCGATCGTGAAGTACTCCTCGCCGAAGCCGCAGTGACAGGGGAAGTCCGCCATCGGCCGCTACCGCTTCCGCCGTTCCTTGAGGAACTCGAGGTAGACCTGCACCGACTTGTCGCCGGGGCTCGCCTTGAGGGCGGTCTTCCAGACCCGTTCCGCCCGCTCGACGAGGCCGCGCATGTAGTAGGTCATCCCCAGGTGCAGGTACGCCGGCACGTACCGGGAGTTGACCTTCAGCGCCTCCTGGAACTCCTGGAGCGCCTGGTCGAAGTCGCCGCGCTCGCGCAACGCGATGGCCAGCTTCGTCCGCAGGTCGGCGAACTTCGGGCCCAGCTCGACCGCCTTGCGGTACTCGGCGACCGCCTCGGCGTGCAGCCCGAGATCGAAGTAGATGTCGCCGAGATCGGCGTGCTGGTTGGCGAGCTTGCCGCGGATGAAGGGGTCCAGCGCGCCCGGGCCGGCCTGGCTGAAGCCGGCGGCCCGCCCGAAGGCCGCGCTCGCCTTCTCGTAGCGGCCGAGGTTGTTGTAGGTGACCGCGAGGTTCAGGGCCGCCTCCGTGTAGCGCGGGTTGAGCTCCAGAGCCTTCTCGAAGGCCTTCGCCGCCCGTCCGAACGCCCCGCGCTGGTGGTAGATCACGCCGAGCTTGTTGAAGACGTCGGCGAAGAAGGGCGCCTCCTCCGCGAGGACCTCGAGGAGCTTCTCGGCCTCCTGGAAGTTCTCCTTCTCGTAGAGCTTGCGGGCGAGCAGGTAGGTCTCGTGGATCTGCTCGGTGCTCCGCTTCGCCGCCGTCATCGCCCCCCCCTCCGCCGCGCAGGCTAGCCCTTGTGGTCGCCGATTTCCTTGAGGTACCGGCTCTGCGGGAAGTCCCGCCGCAGCTGCTCGAAGAGCTGCGCGGCGCGCGCGCCGTCCTGGAGGCGCTCGTAGCAGCGGCCGAGCTCGTAGAGCGATTGCTCGGCGAACCCGAGGTC
Encoded proteins:
- a CDS encoding response regulator, encoding MADFPCHCGFGEEYFTIEGDASVCTVCGGTVTGRIGAVFDQPPAAEPPAKRVLVVDDQPFFRLRIGDILAQKHHEVLEAGEGLEAVRALAQAIRCGQPISLVILDLNMPGLLDGFQTLGVLKAMDEELPVIILTASPPTPELLRKLGQLKAKKYLNKSSKNLDELLVRNLEPV
- a CDS encoding tetratricopeptide repeat protein — its product is MTAAKRSTEQIHETYLLARKLYEKENFQEAEKLLEVLAEEAPFFADVFNKLGVIYHQRGAFGRAAKAFEKALELNPRYTEAALNLAVTYNNLGRYEKASAAFGRAAGFSQAGPGALDPFIRGKLANQHADLGDIYFDLGLHAEAVAEYRKAVELGPKFADLRTKLAIALRERGDFDQALQEFQEALKVNSRYVPAYLHLGMTYYMRGLVERAERVWKTALKASPGDKSVQVYLEFLKERRKR